Proteins encoded in a region of the Triticum dicoccoides isolate Atlit2015 ecotype Zavitan chromosome 3A, WEW_v2.0, whole genome shotgun sequence genome:
- the LOC119267411 gene encoding receptor kinase-like protein Xa21 encodes MLEIVQLGHTFLSGVIPKCLGAMKSLLVLFLQSGQLEARNDADWDFISSLTNCSMLQYLDLGNNKLEGVLPNSIANLSTNLIILGLANNMLQGNIPEGIGNLVNLQYLHLEDNLLHGKIPESIGNLAILGELYLSNNSLSGPIPPKLGNLTALNRLVLAQNVLTGPIPSSLRSCPLETLSLQFNKLVGPIPKEIFLISTLSVALQLQGNMLTGTFSPDVGNLVSLGYLDLSGNRISGLIPASLAQFGSLQYLSMEGNLLQGTIPASMSQMKGLLVLDVSRNNLSGDIPVFLADMHGLVTLNMSFNNFEGEVPKRGLFLNASAALIEGNYGLCGGIPQFNSHTCSNHTPKKWSHKLVMLISVGSAVFCIILVLFALFARRKLRTKFTKTRQVPSLHSGQHMRVTYTELVRATSGFASESLVGRGSFGSVYKGTMMNGDQEVIVAVKVLNLQQRGASQSFVAECETLRCIRHRNLVKILTVCSSIDFRGLDFKALIFEFMPNGNLDQWLHSRLLEDGRHGVLSLTQRIDIAIDVASALEYLHHNKPVPIVHCDLKPSNILLDNDKVAHVGDFGLARFLHQDDTSLPEISSGWATRMGTIGYAAPEYGQGNEASVYGDTYSYGILLLELLTGKRPTDGEFLQDLNLHSYVEIALRDQATNLVDLCLLSSLEEGTKMRAACINSVLHIGILCSKELPTDRMQIGDATRELLAIRDKYRMHLLSKGGSI; translated from the exons ATGCTTGAAATCGTTCAATTGGGTCACACCTTTCTTTCCGGCGTAATACCAAAATGTCTTGGAGCTATGAAGAGCTTATTGGTATTGTTTCTCCAATCTGGTCAGCTAGAGGCAAGGAATGACGCTGATTGGGACTTCATTTCTAGCCTGACAAATTGTAGTATGCTGCAGTACCTAGATCTAGGCAATAACAAACTAGAAGGGGTGCTACCAAATTCAATAGCAAATCTTTCCACAAACTTAATAATTCTCGGCttggcaaacaacatgctacagggaaATATACCTGAAGGAATTGGAAACCTTGTCAACTTGCAATACTTGCACTTGGAAGATAATTTGCTACATGGAAAAATTCCTGAGTCGATTGGCAACCTTGCAATCCTGGGTGAACTATACTTGTCAAACAACAGTTTATCTGGACCAATTCCACCAAAACTTGGAAATCTCACAGCATTAAACAGACTCGTCCTCGCCCAAAATGTGCTTACTGGCCCCATACCATCCAGCCTTAGAAGCTGTCCATTGGAGACACTAAGCCTACAATTCAATAAGCTTGTTGGTCCTATACCAAAAGAGATTTTCCTCATATCGACACTATCTGTGGCCTTGCAACTCCAAGGCAACATGTTAACTGGGACGTTTTCTCCAGACGTTGGTAATCTAGTGAGTCTTGGATATCTGGATTTGTCTGGCAACAGGATATCTGGCTTAATTCCTGCTTCTCTAGCTCAGTTTGGAAGTTTGCAGTATCTCAGTATGGAAGGAAACCTACTTCAGGGAACAATTCCAGCATCAATGTCACAGATGAAAGGCCTTCTAGTTCTTGATGTTTCAAGAAACAACTTGTCCGGGGACATCCCAGTCTTCCTCGCGGACATGCATGGGCTCGTTACCCTGAACATGTCATTCAACAATTTTGAGGGTGAAGTTCCAAAACGTGGATTATTTCTGAATGCAAGTGCAGCTCTCATTGAAGGGAACTATGGCTTATGTGGAGGTATACCACAATTCAACTCGCATACCTGCTCAAATCATACACCCAAGAAGTGGTCTCACAAGCTTGTCATGTTGATCTCAGTAGGCAGCGCAGTTTTTTGCATCATCTTAGTACTATTTGCACTATTTGCACGACGGAAATTGAGAACCAAATTTACAAAGACAAGACAGGTTCCATCACTCCATAGTGGACAGCATATGAGGGTTACCTATACTGAATTAGTGAGAGCGACAAGTGGTTTTGCTTCTGAGAGCCTCGTAGGCAGAGGAAGCTTCGGCTCTGTGTACAAAGGAACAATGATGAATGGAGATCAGGAAGTGATTGTCGCTGTGAAGGTGCTCAACCTCCAGCAGCGAGGGGCATCTCAAAGCTTTGTTGCTGAATGTGAGACTTTAAGATGCATCAGACATCGAAACCTTGTGAAGATATTGACTGTCTGCTCAAGTATTGATTTCAGGGGTCTAGACTTCAAAGCTCTCATATTTGAGTTCATGCCAAATGGAAATCTTGATCAATGGCTACACAGCCGTCTCCTGGAAGATGGGAGGCATGGGGTGCTCAGTCTCACCCAAAGGATAGACATTGCCATTGATGTAGCTTCAGCACTCGAATACCTTCACCACAATAAGCCAGTGCCAATAGTTCATTGTGATCTTAAGCCAAGCAATATTCTCCTCGATAATGACAAGGTTGCCCATGTGGGTGACTTTGGACTTGCAAGGTTCTTGCACCAGGATGATACTAGCCTCCCAGAGATATCAAGTGGCTGGGCTACAAGAATGGGAACAATTGGATATGCTGCCCCAG AGTACGGTCAAGGAAATGAAGCCTCGGTCTATGGTGATACCTATAGCTACGGAATACTGTTGTTAGAGTTGCTCACTGGTAAAAGGCCAACTGATGGTGAGTTTCTGCAAGATCTAAACTTACATAGCTACGTCGAGATAGCACTTAGAGACCAAGCCACCAACCTGGTCGATCTGTGCTTATTATCTTCactggaggaagggacaaaaatgcGAGCTGCATGCATCAATTCAGTTCTGCACATTGGGATATTATGTTCGAAGGAACTGCCAACTGATCGCATGCAGATTGGGGATGCTACGAGAGAGCTACTGGCGATCAGAGATAAGTATCGCATGCACCTATTGAGTAAAGGTGGGTCCATCTAA